Part of the Sandaracinaceae bacterium genome, TCCATCGGTGTGTGGGGCGCCTCCGGGCTCAGCGCCGAGGAGCAGGCCCAGCCCATGCTGCAGGGCTTCACGCGCGCCCTCTACGGAGACGCGCGGACGGTGGGTGAGGCCATCGAAGGGGCCTACGGCGCGCTCGCGGACAACCACGGCAGCGCGCGCGACATGTACGCCATCTACAACCTGCTGGGCGACCCCGCGACCCAGCTGAAGGACCGCAGCCCAGAGTTCATCATCCCGCCCAGCGAGGACGCCGGAACGCCGGGCGCAGACGCAGGGTCGGGACGCCCCCTCCCGACGGGCGACGCCAGCGTGGCCGTGGACCTCGGCGGCGGTACGACGACGCCCCCGCCCGGTGGCGACATGAGCGGCGGAGCGTGCAGCGCGGGTAGCGGAACCGATGGTCGCACCGTGTGGCTGCTGGCGCTCGCGGTGGTCGCGGCGGGCGTCCGCCGGCGGCGGCGCTGAACACGCGGGGGCGCGGTCGCGTCCCCGAGGTGCACCCTCACGCGCGGCGCTCAGCTGCGTGTGAGCTCGGCGAGCGTGGCGCGCGGCGCTCAGCTGCGTGTGAGCTCGGAGAGCGTCGCGTCCCCTTGCGACTCGCCGGGGTCCGGGGTCGGCCCCGCGCACGGCACGTAGACGCGGAAGCCCGCACCCCCCGTGAGGCCAGCGCCGAGGTCGATGCTCCCCCCGTGGTCCTCGACGATGCGCTGCACGATGGCAAGGCCGAGCCCAGTGCCGGTGGCCTTCGTCGTGTAGTAGGGCTCGAACACGGCGTCGCGTTGGTCGAGCGGCACACCCGGGCCGTTGTCCAGCACCGACACCAGCACCCCCTCGCGCTCCGCGCGCAGCACCACGCGCACGACACCGCCGCGCGCACCGTGACGCGCGAGCGCCGCGTCGCGCCCGTTCTGCACCAGGTTGACCAGCACCTGCGCCAGCTGCTCGCGGTCCGCCCGGACGCTGGGGATGGCCCCCTCGACGCGCAGCTCGGGGGCGAGGTCGTCGTGCGCGTGGAGGGTGGTGACCTGCTCGGCCACTCGCACCAGGTCCACGTCCGAGAGCCTCGGGCGCGGCATGCGGGCGAACTCGCTGAACTCGCTCACGATGCGCTTCATCCGCTCGACCTCTTCGAGGATGGTCAACGTGGACTCCTCGAAGATCTCGTCGAAGTCGGGGTGCCGCTTGGCGTACGTCTTGCGCATGGTCTCGATGGAGACCTGGATGGGCGACAGCGGGTTCTTGATCTCGTGGGCGATCCGCCGCGCGATGTCGCGCCAGGCCGCGATGCGCTCGGCGCGTCGCAGCTTCTGGCGGGCCGACTTGAGCTCGCGTGTCATGTGGTTGAACGCGCTGAACGTCCGGCCCACCTCGCCGCCCGCCCGTTCGTCGATGGCCTGCTCCAGGTCGCCCTCGCCGATGCGGGTGGCGGCGTCCTCGAGCGCGCGCAGCGGACGCGAGAGGCGCATGGCGACGAGCGTGGCGAAGAGCAGCGCGAGCAGCGCGGCGACGGCCGCCGCGACGAGCCCCTCGCGGAACAGTCCGTCCAGCTGCGCTTCGAGGTCCGCGTCGTCGATGGCGGCCAGCAGCTCGTAGCGGTCTTCGCCCGAGGCCGAGCGGAAGGTGTAGACGTGCGCCCGCCCGCCGCCGACGCGCACCTCGGCAGGCAGCGCGTCCCCCGGCCGGACGAGCGCCGTGCGGACCGCGCTGTCGGCGCCGAACCAGCGCTCGGCGCGGGCGGCGTCCAGGAACGATCCGCCGAGCAACGCCACGCGCACGCCGTCGCGCTCCACCGCACAGCCCGTGACCCACACACGCTCGTCGCGCGCAGGCGCCGCCGAGTCCCGCACGCGCATGGTGGTGACGAACGGCTGATCACCGCTGCGCTCCAGCTCCTGGAGCAGCTCGAGCTCCCGCGCGCCGGCCAACGATGGATAGTGGCCCGCACCGAGCACACGCCCGCGATCCGCGCCCCGCGCGTCGAGCAGCAGCAGCGCATCGAACCCGACCGACTGCATCAGCGGCGGCAGGGAGCGCTCCAGCTCCGCCTGCTCGGGCCCCTGGAAGTGCGCGCGCGCCAGGTCGAGCATGACGCGGTCGACGAGCAGGTCGTGTTCGCACAGGCGCACCAGCGTGGCGCTCATGTCCGCCGCGTGGCGCGCGAGCAACCTCCGCCCCGCCTCGGTGCGCGTGTCCAGCTGCCGTGCGTACGCTTCGCGCGTGCGTGCCTCGATGCCGCGCTGCGCCAACAGCCCGACCACCGCCATGGGGAGCCACGCGACCAGCACGAAGGCCAGCGAGAGACGCACGCGCAGGCTCTTCACGGCCGGGCCCTCCTCGGCGTCGGTGCGCGCGCGGCGTCCTGCTCGCGGGTACGTGCCCGGCCCTTCGAGGGCGCTCCGGCGCCGAGCACCTCGCGCGGCCGGTGCAGCGCGTCGAGCCGCAAGCGGCCCAGCGCGTCGAAGCTCGCGCCGTGCAGCGTGGCACGGTGATACAGCACCTGCTGCCGCCCGCCGAGGACCCACGCCGCCACGTCCACCGAACGCGCGTCGGTGTCGCCGCGCAGCGTGCGCTCCGCCAGGGCCCGCGCGCGCTCGTTCTGGCCGGTCGCGGCGAACGCAGCCGCGACCAGCGGTCGATCGCCGGACAACGGGGGGAACAGTGTGGCGAGGCGCAGTTCCCACACGCCGCCGCGCACGCGCTCGGCGAGCTCGCGGCGCCCGACGCCCACGACCTGCACGGTGAACCCACGCGCGTCCAGCTGAGCTGCCAGCGCGTCGGCGACGCGCCGCTCGAACGGGTCCTCGGCGGCGACCAGGATGCGCAGCGGCCCGCCCGCCCGCGCCGAAGCGGCCCCAGGGTGCTGCCACGCGGGCAGGGAGACACCCAACTGCGCGCCGGGGACCACGCCGACGCGCTCGAGCCGCGCGCGGTCGAGCGCGCCCTCCACTGCCGCGCGCACGGCCGCGCTGGCCAAGGCGCCGCGCGAGCGGTTCGGGATCAGCAACACGGGCGAGAGCGTGCGCGCCTGCACTTCGGGGCTGCCGCGCGTCCCGACGAACGCTGCGTGCAGCTCCCCCAGCTCGAACGCGCGCAGCTCGTCCGCGCTGCTGCGAGCCGCCACCACCTGCAGCTCGCGGAGGTACGGGGCGCCGCGCGCCGCAAAGCGCGTGCCGCGCAGTCGCAGATGACCGTTCGGTTGCACGTCGACCACGAAGGGCCCCGTGCCGCGCGGCACGCCCTGCTGCACGACGATGGCGAGGGGGCTCGCGCTCAAGCGATGCGCCACCTCCCGCGCCGAGAGCTGCGTGCGTAGGCCAAGCTCCAGCGGGCCACGCGCGCGCACCACGGGGATGCCAGCCAGCAGCCACTCGTGCCGACCGCGACGAGCTGCGTCCAGCGACTCGACGACGTGCGCAGCGGTCAGCGAGGCCCCGCCGTGGACACGCAAGCCCTCGCGCAGGGTGATGCGCAGCTCGCCGCCCGCGCGCGTGGGCATCTCCGCCGCAAGCAGCGGCACCAGGCGACCGTTGCCGTCCGTGGTGTAGAGCGTGTCGTACACGGCGCTCTCGAGCGCTGCCGCGAGGGGCGTGAGAGCGTCGCCCGGCAGGGGTCGCACGAGCGCCCCATCCGCGGGCAAGACAGCCGTGCCCCCATAGGCGGGCGGCAACGCACCGTGGGCGTCCGGCAGGCGTGCGCCTAGCGCCCCGAGCCCCAAGGACGCGGCGAGCCACAGCACGGGGAGCGCAGGTCGCGTCGCCATCAGTCCACCACCCACAGACGCGACGGGCCGCCTGCGCGCGCCTCGAACGCGACGAACACGGGTCTGCCGGTCCCCAGAAGATCGCCGGCGGCGGCATGGAGGATCGTGCCGCGGGCGGGTGCCCCCTCCCAGACGAGCGTGATGCGCCCATCGGCGCCAAGCCGGAACCAACGCAGCCGGTCTTCCTGCCCGTCCCGGGTGTAGTCGCTCGTGAGCAGGTCGAGGGATCCGTCGGCGTCGATGTCCGCGCCCGCCAGGGCGGCCCCCTGCCCCCCGATGGAGGCCCGCTGTCCCGCGACCTGCCCCACCAGCGCTCCGTGCGGCGTGACGAGCGCCTCGAAGGTGCGCAGCGCACCGTCCGCCTGCCGCAGCGTGTGCAGCGTCCGCGTGTAGAAGCGAGGTGCCCGCGCGCGGGAGTCGTCCGCGTCGGTCTCGTCGTCCACGTCGTCCGATGCTGCCGCGGCGGATGCCGTGCCGGAGCGCCGCGCGGAGAGCATCCCGTCGAAGTAGTCGCGCCCCGCGACCCAGTGCGCGCAGCCGTCCGCGAACGCGAGACCCCCTGGGCAGTCCGACACGAGAGGCTCGAAGCGCAGCACGTCGCCTTGCAGGGAGAGCGCATGCTCGCCTTGGCGGTCGGAGCGGGACACCAGCACGCGCCCGCCTTGCACGGAGAACCACGCCTCCGCCCGCCGCGCGAACGGCACACGGCGGGCCGCCGCGGGCCACCCCGCCCGACCGCGCCGCACCAGACGCAGCCGCGACCCCTCCTGCACCACCGAGTACACCGTGACGTGGGGCTCGCGAGCCACCGCCAGCTCGTCGCGACCATCTCCGTCGACGTCGATGGCCGCGAGGCCGAGGAGGGCCGCGGCCTGGAAGCGCAGGTGCCTCGCGCGCACGGCGCTACCACGCACGGCGGGTGGACCACCGACCACACGCGCGAAGAACGCGTCGAGCGGCCCCGTGAAGCGACTCTCGTGCTCCGTCGCGGGCGTCGCGCGGAGGTCCACCAGCACCACCTCGACGCGCACGCGCTGCGCCTCGAGCGAGAGGCTGACGCCCAGCACGGCGTCGTGGCCCGCCTGGCGCGCCGCGGCCGCGAGGCTGACTGGCGACACATCGGCCGACGCGCCCACGCGGATGCGCCCCGCGGGCACGCCGGGCACCAGCGCGCGCTGCAGGAGCGCCGCGAGGGGTGCGGCGGCGCGCGCCTCCCGTGGCGCCGTGTGCACGAGCATCAGCGTCCCGCCCTGGTCGAGCCACGCGGGCACGTCGATGGGCGTGAGCCACGTCGGGGACGCCTGCGCTGCACCGGCTCCTCCCGGCGGCGGCGGTCCAGACGCGGCAGTCGCAGCTCCCGCCCGCGGCGCTCCAGTCGCTGCCGGCGTCGTCGCGGCCTGTGTCGTCCTCGGGCCCCGCGCCGTCGTCGTGGTCTGTGTCGTCGTCGGGCCCTGTGCCGTCGCCGGCCGCTGCGCCGTGCCGCGAGGCATCCCGAGCCCCACGGCCGAGAGCGCGAGCACGAGCGCCCACGCTCCGCGCACGTTCATGGGCTCCCACCGAACTGCTCGAGCAGGTAGGCGTCGGGGGCCGCGACCTCGGGGCGCCGCGCCTCTTCGGTGGGCACCGTCCCGTCGACGAAGACCTCGCTGCGCGCTCCCTCCATGCCCGAGTAGGCCAAGAGGCCGCTGGCAGGGTCGATGGAGGCCGTGACCACCCCACTCGGCATGGGGAAGTCCACCGCCGGTCCGTGGTGCGCCGCCTGCATGATCTCGAGCCAGATCGGCAACGCCGCGCGCCCGCCCGTCTCGTTGCGCCCGATGGGTCGGCGGTCGTCGAAGCCGACCCACACGCCCGTCACGACGCTCGGCGTGTACCCGATGAACCACGCGTCACACGCGTCGTTGCTGGTGCCGGTCTTGCCGGCGGCCGGGCGTCGCAGCGCGCGCGCCCGCTGGGCCGTGCCACTCTCCACCACGCTGGTCAGCATGCTGGTCAGCACGTAGGCCTCGGCCGGTGTCATGACGTCACGCGCTGGCTCGGGCGCAGGCAGCGCGATGTCACCCGCAGGCCCCTCGATGCGGGTCACGATGCGCGTGGGCGCCCAGCGTCCGCCCGCCGCGAAGGTGGCGTATGCATTGGTCATCTCGATCGGGCGCGCCCCGCTCGCCCCGAGGGCCAGCGCGATGGACGGGTCCAGCTCGGTCGTGATCCCCAGGCGCGCCGCGAACGCCGCCACGGCGCTCGGCTCGAGGTCCTCGATCACGCGCACGGCGACCACGTTGACGGACCCGGCGAGGGCGTCGCGCAGGCGGATGGGGCCCCGGTGCCGCCAGGTCTCGAAGTTCTGTGGCTGCCACTGGTCGTAGACGGCAGGGGCGTCGATGACGAGCGTGGCGGGCGTGTAGCGTCGGGACTGGATACCGAGACCGTACACGAAGGGCTTGAACGTGCTGCCCGGCTGACGCACGGCCTGCAGCGCGCGGTTGAAGCCAGCGCCGTCGTCGTAGCCCCCGACGATGGCGAGCACGTCCCGGGTGCGTGGGTCGATCACCACGGCGGCCGCCTCCGGCCCTAGCTCGAAGCGCGCCGGCGCGAGCCCCTCGTCATCCTCGCCGGGGAGCTGCAGCAGCGACACGTGCACGCTGGCCCCCTCCTCCGCGAACGCCTCGGCCGAGAGTCCGCTCGGGTTGTAGCGCGCCGCGTCCTCGAGCGACACCGCGACGCGTGTCTCGCCGATGGCGACGATCAGCTGCGCGCCCTGGTTGTCACGCTCGACCACGCGTCCCACGTAGGTGCGCCCCAAGCGCAGGTCACCGGCGGCCTCGCCGCGACCCCGCGAGGCGCGCAGCGGCCCACGGTATGCGTGACGCCCGTCGATGGCCTCGAGCCCGCCACGCACCGCAGCGCGGGTCGCCTGCTGGAGCTCGAGGTCCACGCTGGTGTGCACCGTGAACCCCCCGCGACGGTAGGCCTCGGCGTCGACGTGCTCACGCAGCGCCTGGCGCGCGATGGCCATCACCTCGGGCGCCCCAGCGCCCGACTCGGGGAGGTCGACCAGGGCAACCTCGGTCTCGCGCGCGGCGGTGATGTCCTCGAGCGAGAGGTCCGGCCAGTAGTCTTCGCGCTTCGCCTCGAGCTGCCCCAGCACGTAGAGCTGTCGCCGACGTGCCGCTTCGGGGTGACGCCGCGGGTTCAGGCGCGTGGGCGACTGAGGGATGCCCGCCAGCAAGGACGCCTCGGCCAGCGTCAGCTCCTCGGCGTTCTTGCCGAAGTAGAACTGGGCGGCCTCCTGGACGCCGTAGCGCCCCTGCCCGAAGTTGATGTGGTTCAGGTAGAGGTGGAGGATCTCGTCCTTGGTGAGCTCGGCCTCCACCCTGTACGCCAGGATCAGCTCGCGAACCTTGCGCGAGAACGTGCGCTCGGGCGAGAGCAGCAGCAGCTTGACCACCTGCTGTGTGATGGTGGACGCGCCCTGGGCCGCGCGCCCGCTGCTCAGGTCGCGCAGGATCGCGCGCAGGATGCCGACGTAGTCCACGCCCGGGTGCCGATAGAAGTCCGCGTCCTCGCTGGCGAGGATGGCCAGCACCATGACGCGCGGGATGCGCTCGATGGGGATGACCGTGCGGCGCTCGTCGTACAGCTCGCCGATCACGGCGCCGTGCCGGTCGACGACACGGGTGATCTGGGGCGGATCGTAAGCGCGCAACGTGGCCACGTCGGGCAGGTCGCGGCTGTAGTAGGCGACCACGGAGACCACGGCGACGAGCCCCAACACGAACAGCACGGCCCCGACCTTCAGCGACGCCGAGAGCACCCTGCGGGCGCGGCTCGGGCGGGGAGGCGGCGGCGGGCGGCGACGAACGGTGCGCTCGGCGCCCCGGGTGGTCGGGAGCTTGTCTGCGGCACGGGGCCGGGCGGGTACGGTCTTGCGCTTGCTGGGTGCGGGCATCGTGTGCAGTCGCCGGGCGGTCTCTCGACAGGACATATAGCAGCTCTCGCCAGAAAGCCCCCGCTGCGCGGCACCCACACGCCCTCGGTTCGTGGTAGCGTTATCGCCGATGCAGAACCGCTTCATCCGCTGCCCTCACTGCGGCGTCCCGCATGACGCGGCGGAGGAGCTTTGCCCAGTGACGGGGAAGCCCGTGGCACGCGGGGGCAAGCGCAGCGCGTCGGACCCGGCCCCCAGCGGCGCGGCACCGAGCGCGCCTGCGCCCGCCCCGACCGGGCGCCCTCCGTCTGCGCAGCCCGAGAGCGAGCCCGTGGTGTTGGGTGGCCGCTATCGCCTGACACACGTGCTGGGCGAGGGGGGCATGGGCACCGTGTGGGCTGCGGAGCACCAGCTGCTGAAGAAGGTCGTGGCCGTGAAGCTCCTGCTGCCGCAACAGCTGCACGGCGCGGCGCGCAAGCGCTTCGAGCGCGAGGCGCGCATGGCTGGGTCCATCGGTCACCCCAGCATCGTGAAGGTCTTCGACACGGGGCACCGCGAGGACGGCGCGCCCTACCTGGTGATGGAGTACCTGAAGGGCGAGTCGCTGGCGGACCGCGTCGAGACCTTCGGTGCGCTCGACGTGGCCGAGTGCGTGACCATCATGACGCAGGTGCTGGGGGGCCTCGCCGCCGCGCACGACAAGGGCATCATCCACCGCGACCTCAAGCCCGACAACATCTTCCTCGCGCGCCAAGACGACGGAAGCACGCGGGCCAAGCTGTTGGACTTCGGGGTGAGCAAGAGCCTCGACGAGAACACGCTCGCGCTGACGCGCACGGGCGCGGTGATCGGCACCCCCTACTACCTCTCGCCCGAGCAGGCGCGCGGCGACCAGGGCATCGACCACCGCGTGGACATCTGGGCGGCCGGCGTCGTGCTGTACGAGATGCTGACGGGGAGCCTGCCCTTCACGGCCGACAACTACAACGCGCTGCTGGTGAAGATCCTCATGAACACGCCGATCCCCCCGTCGCGCGTGCGCCCGAGCATCCCCCTCGAGATGGAGAACGTGGTGCTGCGCGCCATGGAGCGGGACCGCGACCAGCGCTTTCCCTCGGCGCAGGCGATGCTGGAGGCGATCAGCCGCATCCCCCCGCGCGAAGAGCGCGCCTCTCGCGTGGCGCCCGCCGCAGCGCGCACACGGGCAGGGCGCGACCACGTCACCGAGGACGACGACGGCACGCTGGTCTCCACGGACGTGCACCTCGGCGACGCGGAGCTGAGCGTCACGACCGACCTGGACGAGCCCACCGAGGTGAGCGACAGCTTCGTGTTCGACGCGCTGCGCCGTTCGCGCGTCGCGCGCGATGCGGGCACCGGCGAGCTGGAGCTCGACATCGAGGTGTCGCTCCCGATGGAGGACGGCGAGCCCGACGAGACGCTGGTGAGCGACAGCTTCGTGCTGGGCGTGCCGGGGACGCAGGGTCGCAAGCCCTGACGGCGGGCGTGCCCGCTCGCGATGGGGCTGCTAGACCGGGCCCCATGCGGCACGACTCCGACGACGTCTTCGAGCTCGCGGGCCCGCCCGCGCTGACGCGTCCCCCCGAGGACGTCATTCGTGTGCTCGCCCCGATGGTCACGCCGGCCCGTCTCGTGCGCATCGAAGCAGCCGCGCGGGGTCGCACCCTGAGCGTCATCCCCGTGCTCGACGGCCTCAGCGACCCACACAACGCGTCCGCCATCCTCCGCAGCGCCGAAGCGTTCGGCGTCCAGGCGGTACACTTGGTCCCTGGTCCCTATGGCTTCCGCGCCGCCCGCTCGGTGGAGAAGGGCAGCAGCCGCTGGCTCGATCTGCACCTGCACGTGGACGCGGCGAGCTGCGCGGACGCCGTGCGGGCGGCGGGCTACAGCCTGTTCGTCGCGGTCATGGACGGCGCAGAGACCCCCGAGGCGCTGGGCGAGCGCGTCGCTCGTGGCGAGCGCATCGCGGTCGTGATGGGCAACGAGCGCGAGGGAGTCTCGGAGGCCATGCGGACGCGCGCGACGGGCACCTACCGAGTCCCCATGGACGGCTTCGTGGAGAGCCTGAACGTGTCGGTCGCCGCCGCCACCACGCTCTACACGGTCACCCGTCGCGCGCAGCGGACGGTGGACGAGGCGGACGTCCGCGCGCTCATGGCGCGCTACCTGATGCACTCGGTCAACGACGCCGAGGGCGTGCTGGACGTGCACCTCGGCGCGCACTGAGCGGGCTCCCTCACAGCCCTCACCGCACCACGCACGTTCGCCGCGGCGACCCCGTGGACACCCCGACGCCGCACCGTCCTCCCCCGAGCGCGCCGTCGCCGCCTACGGAGCCCTCGAACGCAAACGGGCCGGCTCCGAAGAGCCAGCCCGCGTGCGTGGGTCTGCGTCGTCGCTCAGCGCGCGGCGGCGAGGGCGCGGTCGACCGCCGCCTGGAACGCCTCGTAGGGCTGGGCGCCCGAGAGGATCTCGCCGTTGATCACGAAGCCCGGCGTGCCGTTGATGCCGGCCGCTTGCGCCGCCGCCATGTCGGCGTCCACGGCCGCCTTGTGCCGCTCGGTGTCGAGGGCCTGGCGGAACTGCGCCATGTTGATGCCACCGACCTGCTGCGCGAGGCGCTCCAGGGTCTCGCGGGTGAGGTCACGCTGGTTCTCGAAGAGCAGCGCGTTGTAGGCCCAGAACTTCTCGTTGCCGCCCTGACGGAAGACCTCGCGCGCGGCCTGCGCGGCGGGGTTGGCGTTGGGGTGGAAGGGCAGCGGGAGGTCACGCCACACGATGCGCACGCGGCCGTTGTAGGTCTCGAGCAGGCGCTCGATGGTGGGCAGGACGCGCGAGCAGAAGGGGCACTGGAAGTCGCTGATCTCCTGGATCACGACTGGGGCGTTGGCCGCGCCGCGGGTGGGCGCGTTGTCGGGGATGGCGAGGTTGGTGCGCGTGGGCGCGGCTGGGGCGGCCGGAGCCGAAGGCGCTGCGCCGGCGGGCGCCGCGAGCATCTGCTGCGAGGTCGCGCCGTTGCGGATGGTCTCCTCGTAGACGCGAGCGCGCGGGGTGCCACGCTCGACCAGGGCGCGCGCCTTGGCGAGCTCCTCGTCGATGACGCTCTTGAACGCCTCGAAGGGCACGGCGCCGCGCACGTTGCGGCCGTTGATGAAGAACGAGGGCGTGCCAGTGGCGCCGAGGCCCTGGGCCAGCTGCTGCTGGGCTGTGATGGCGGCCTGGTGCTCGTTGTTGTCCAGCGCGGCGCGCAGCTGCGCCATGTTGAGGCCGACCTGCTGACCGTAGGACTCGATGTTCTCGCGGGAGAGCTCCGTCTGGTGCTCGAAGAGCAGCGCGTGCAGCGCCCAGAACTTCGCGTTGCCGCCCTGCTCGAAGGCCTCCATCGCCGCGATGGCCGCGGGCATCGCGTTCGGGTGGAACCCGAGGGGGTTGTTCATCCACACCACGCGCACGTCACGACCGTACTCCTGCACGATCTGGGACACGGTGGGCTCGACGCGCTTGCAGAACGGGCACTGGAACTCGCTGAACTGGACGATGGTCACGAGGGCGTCGTCCGGACCCTGCTGCGGCTGACGGCCCTGGATGGGCACGCGGTACACGGCGTTCGGGTCGGGCTGCGGGCGCGCCTGCTGCGGAGCCGCGTTGGGAGCCGCCGCGGGGGGGGCAGCGCGGGTCAGGCCGTCGCGGGTGATCGCGGCGTAGACCTGAGCGGCCGGGGTGCCAGAACGCACCAAGCGCTGCGCGTTCGCGATCTCGGCGTCGATGACGGTCTTGAACGCCTCGAAGGGCTGGGCGCCCGTGACCTGGATGCCATTCACGAACGAGTTGGGCGTGCCGTTGGCGCCGATCTGACCCGCGAGGGCCGCGTCGGCCTCGATGGCGCGCTGGTGCGTGTGGTTGTCCATGGCCGCGGTGTAGCGGGCCATGTTGAGACCGACCTGCTGGGCGAAGCGATCGAGGTTCTCACGCGTGAGCTCGCGCTGGTTCTGGAACAGCACGTCGTGGAGCTGCCAGAACTTCTCGCTGCCGCCCTGCGCGAACGCCTCCATGGCGGCCTCGGCGGCCGGCATG contains:
- a CDS encoding VCBS repeat-containing protein translates to MNVRGAWALVLALSAVGLGMPRGTAQRPATAQGPTTTQTTTTARGPRTTQAATTPAATGAPRAGAATAASGPPPPGGAGAAQASPTWLTPIDVPAWLDQGGTLMLVHTAPREARAAAPLAALLQRALVPGVPAGRIRVGASADVSPVSLAAAARQAGHDAVLGVSLSLEAQRVRVEVVLVDLRATPATEHESRFTGPLDAFFARVVGGPPAVRGSAVRARHLRFQAAALLGLAAIDVDGDGRDELAVAREPHVTVYSVVQEGSRLRLVRRGRAGWPAAARRVPFARRAEAWFSVQGGRVLVSRSDRQGEHALSLQGDVLRFEPLVSDCPGGLAFADGCAHWVAGRDYFDGMLSARRSGTASAAAASDDVDDETDADDSRARAPRFYTRTLHTLRQADGALRTFEALVTPHGALVGQVAGQRASIGGQGAALAGADIDADGSLDLLTSDYTRDGQEDRLRWFRLGADGRITLVWEGAPARGTILHAAAGDLLGTGRPVFVAFEARAGGPSRLWVVD
- a CDS encoding serine/threonine protein kinase, whose translation is MQNRFIRCPHCGVPHDAAEELCPVTGKPVARGGKRSASDPAPSGAAPSAPAPAPTGRPPSAQPESEPVVLGGRYRLTHVLGEGGMGTVWAAEHQLLKKVVAVKLLLPQQLHGAARKRFEREARMAGSIGHPSIVKVFDTGHREDGAPYLVMEYLKGESLADRVETFGALDVAECVTIMTQVLGGLAAAHDKGIIHRDLKPDNIFLARQDDGSTRAKLLDFGVSKSLDENTLALTRTGAVIGTPYYLSPEQARGDQGIDHRVDIWAAGVVLYEMLTGSLPFTADNYNALLVKILMNTPIPPSRVRPSIPLEMENVVLRAMERDRDQRFPSAQAMLEAISRIPPREERASRVAPAAARTRAGRDHVTEDDDGTLVSTDVHLGDAELSVTTDLDEPTEVSDSFVFDALRRSRVARDAGTGELELDIEVSLPMEDGEPDETLVSDSFVLGVPGTQGRKP
- a CDS encoding PBP1A family penicillin-binding protein yields the protein MPAPSKRKTVPARPRAADKLPTTRGAERTVRRRPPPPPRPSRARRVLSASLKVGAVLFVLGLVAVVSVVAYYSRDLPDVATLRAYDPPQITRVVDRHGAVIGELYDERRTVIPIERIPRVMVLAILASEDADFYRHPGVDYVGILRAILRDLSSGRAAQGASTITQQVVKLLLLSPERTFSRKVRELILAYRVEAELTKDEILHLYLNHINFGQGRYGVQEAAQFYFGKNAEELTLAEASLLAGIPQSPTRLNPRRHPEAARRRQLYVLGQLEAKREDYWPDLSLEDITAARETEVALVDLPESGAGAPEVMAIARQALREHVDAEAYRRGGFTVHTSVDLELQQATRAAVRGGLEAIDGRHAYRGPLRASRGRGEAAGDLRLGRTYVGRVVERDNQGAQLIVAIGETRVAVSLEDAARYNPSGLSAEAFAEEGASVHVSLLQLPGEDDEGLAPARFELGPEAAAVVIDPRTRDVLAIVGGYDDGAGFNRALQAVRQPGSTFKPFVYGLGIQSRRYTPATLVIDAPAVYDQWQPQNFETWRHRGPIRLRDALAGSVNVVAVRVIEDLEPSAVAAFAARLGITTELDPSIALALGASGARPIEMTNAYATFAAGGRWAPTRIVTRIEGPAGDIALPAPEPARDVMTPAEAYVLTSMLTSVVESGTAQRARALRRPAAGKTGTSNDACDAWFIGYTPSVVTGVWVGFDDRRPIGRNETGGRAALPIWLEIMQAAHHGPAVDFPMPSGVVTASIDPASGLLAYSGMEGARSEVFVDGTVPTEEARRPEVAAPDAYLLEQFGGSP
- a CDS encoding RNA methyltransferase — encoded protein: MRHDSDDVFELAGPPALTRPPEDVIRVLAPMVTPARLVRIEAAARGRTLSVIPVLDGLSDPHNASAILRSAEAFGVQAVHLVPGPYGFRAARSVEKGSSRWLDLHLHVDAASCADAVRAAGYSLFVAVMDGAETPEALGERVARGERIAVVMGNEREGVSEAMRTRATGTYRVPMDGFVESLNVSVAAATTLYTVTRRAQRTVDEADVRALMARYLMHSVNDAEGVLDVHLGAH
- a CDS encoding HAMP domain-containing protein is translated as MKSLRVRLSLAFVLVAWLPMAVVGLLAQRGIEARTREAYARQLDTRTEAGRRLLARHAADMSATLVRLCEHDLLVDRVMLDLARAHFQGPEQAELERSLPPLMQSVGFDALLLLDARGADRGRVLGAGHYPSLAGARELELLQELERSGDQPFVTTMRVRDSAAPARDERVWVTGCAVERDGVRVALLGGSFLDAARAERWFGADSAVRTALVRPGDALPAEVRVGGGRAHVYTFRSASGEDRYELLAAIDDADLEAQLDGLFREGLVAAAVAALLALLFATLVAMRLSRPLRALEDAATRIGEGDLEQAIDERAGGEVGRTFSAFNHMTRELKSARQKLRRAERIAAWRDIARRIAHEIKNPLSPIQVSIETMRKTYAKRHPDFDEIFEESTLTILEEVERMKRIVSEFSEFARMPRPRLSDVDLVRVAEQVTTLHAHDDLAPELRVEGAIPSVRADREQLAQVLVNLVQNGRDAALARHGARGGVVRVVLRAEREGVLVSVLDNGPGVPLDQRDAVFEPYYTTKATGTGLGLAIVQRIVEDHGGSIDLGAGLTGGAGFRVYVPCAGPTPDPGESQGDATLSELTRS
- a CDS encoding thioredoxin domain-containing protein — its product is MSRGSAIIAILIASIASFSVGNMVGQRSAGGSADGAEVVVAPPSEGGEAPGVGAARGGAAADPGGTPRYNIPVTAQQPAKGPADALVTIVVFSEFQCPFCSRVLPTMEQILREYPSQVRVVWRNLPLGFHPNAMPAAEAAMEAFAQGGSEKFWQLHDVLFQNQRELTRENLDRFAQQVGLNMARYTAAMDNHTHQRAIEADAALAGQIGANGTPNSFVNGIQVTGAQPFEAFKTVIDAEIANAQRLVRSGTPAAQVYAAITRDGLTRAAPPAAAPNAAPQQARPQPDPNAVYRVPIQGRQPQQGPDDALVTIVQFSEFQCPFCKRVEPTVSQIVQEYGRDVRVVWMNNPLGFHPNAMPAAIAAMEAFEQGGNAKFWALHALLFEHQTELSRENIESYGQQVGLNMAQLRAALDNNEHQAAITAQQQLAQGLGATGTPSFFINGRNVRGAVPFEAFKSVIDEELAKARALVERGTPRARVYEETIRNGATSQQMLAAPAGAAPSAPAAPAAPTRTNLAIPDNAPTRGAANAPVVIQEISDFQCPFCSRVLPTIERLLETYNGRVRIVWRDLPLPFHPNANPAAQAAREVFRQGGNEKFWAYNALLFENQRDLTRETLERLAQQVGGINMAQFRQALDTERHKAAVDADMAAAQAAGINGTPGFVINGEILSGAQPYEAFQAAVDRALAAAR